From Triticum aestivum cultivar Chinese Spring chromosome 7B, IWGSC CS RefSeq v2.1, whole genome shotgun sequence:
taaggtgtattggtttccgtgcaagtcaaccatttaAAAGTTTGACTAAGATTATGGAACAAAATAGAAACATCTgcaatacctaatagataaaatatgaaactaccttTCATGAtcgatcaaatgatataaatttcatattgtggatattgatatatttttctaaaaacttggtcaaacatgcactcatttgacttttgaaaaaacaaatacaccttatataaaggaacagagggagtagaagaaAAATATATCATTTTTAAATAGTTTTAGAAAATGTGCCTTAATTTTTTTAAATGTACACAAAATTTAAAGATGTTTGTATATCTAAAAAAACCATAAATTTGATATTTTAAATTATAATCTCTTATATTCTTTAGAATCCTTTTGATTTGCGGAGATGGTCACAAATTTTAAAATATTCGAAAATTTAACAAATCCACCAGTTTAATAATGGTTCTCGATTTTTTGTAAATATTTAAAAATTTTGAATTTAAAAACATTCACAAATATTTGCACATTTTAAAATAATGACAATTTTAAAAATTATATATTAAAAAATTCATAAGTGTTTCTGAATCAGGGTCGTGAAATTTCAATAAAAATCCTGAATTTAGAAAATAACTAAAAATATATCACATAAAATTAaatttcaaataaaaataaaaaaggttaAAACCGaaagaaagagagaagaaaaaatattagaaaagggaagaaagaaagactAAAAAATTGGTGCCCCGTCTTGTCCTGGGCTGGTCCAATAGCCCGCGGGATTCGCGTTTAGTCGGTATCCAGTGACTTAGGTGAGGAATAGGATTTCGTGGACAAGGGCGACGGCTATTGGATTGGAGTGTAAAGAAAACTTGTTTCCTCTAGTTGGATGGTTAGAGGTACTGTGGTTCAGGGTTTAAGTACTGGTGCTCGCAATTATTCTTGGATTTATTACAGGGTTTTCGgcaatgcgcattcagtgggaggagacattcccatcgacgacgaggtgactacggtgacttcgtaaatttcaagatgatatgcaggctCAGTCTTTCAGAGGTTCTCATATGggtaggatgtgtgtgtgtgtgtgtgtgtgtgttcatatgGGTGAGTGTATGCAGTGGCGGTGCCAGAAATCCAATCACGTGTGGTCAATTGAATGTTGTGTAGTCAGATGTATGCATTTATAATATTTTTGGCATAATTTCTACTTGATGTATGTAGCTTTTTCCAAAAGTTGTGTAGTCAATTGACTACCCAACTTAAGTGTGGCTTCGCCACCGAGTGTATgcgtgtatatatgagcgcttgcgtctgtattgtgttCAAAAAAAATGGCACAAGTAACGACGGTGTAGGATTTTGAGGACCTCTTTGATTTGCAAGCATGTCAAAATgtagaaatagaaaaaaaatgatTGATTGACGAGTCCACTTGAATCCTATAGAATATCAAACCACATGAATTTAGATTATATAGTGTTTGATGTCACAGCAAAAAAACGAACCAACCTGCGGTTTGATGGTTAAAAGGATAGTGGTATCCTTAGCCCATCAGAGTTCAAATCCTAAACTTGACATTGATGCTTGCATAGACGTGCTGGTTGATTATGAAGGCGTATGTGACGTCTTCATCAATTTCAAGATGATGTGCTGACTGAGTCTCTCGAAGATGATCATAAGGATAGTGTGTGCATGCGTTCATTTATTAGGATGTGTGCATATGCATATGCATGAGCGTGTACGTTTGCACCGTgttaaaaaaaatgtaaaaaacaaaaagaaaggtCTGAGTTAAATGGATTTTTTCCATCAAAATAAAGTGTAAACCGATtctttgattatttttttctaagtattccaATCCTAACGAATCAAGCAGGATATGTAGGACCGAAAGATCCAAATCCTTTATGAAATTTCCTGAATCAAAGCAGCCATGATATATAGTGCCCAGAAGCATTTCACTAGGTCTTCTAGAAGGCACGCGCCCAGTTTTCCcgaatatatatattatttttaagcACAAAGGAAGGAGGGCTACGCTGAAAAAGGCCCCCACAATGATCGGCACCGACCGCGCGTATGGTGGGCATCTCCACTCTCGCCAACACTGCTCTGCTCTGCCGCGCACCAAACCATCAAAAAGTGCCCGTATCGCCATTTTTGCCACCACACCTACCGTCCTACCGTTCGCTCCACCAATATCTGGCATCCACCATTCCTCCACCACTCCATTACATAATGCCGGCGATCGAGACCCGAGAGCGAAGCCTCGAAGCGACGGCACGAGTGAGGTAGCCCACGAACGATCGAATACGCGACCAGAAGAGCTAGCTCGTCCCAATGGCGGCAACGGGCGGCTCGGACGAGGAGGTGCACTTCGACTTCTTCCCGCTCGTCCGCCAGTACAAGAGCGGCCGCGTGGAGCGGTTCTTTAACTTCCCCCCGATCCCGGCCGGCGTCGACCCCGCCACGGGCGTCGTCTCCAAGGACGTCGTCATCGACCCGGCCAACGGCCTCTGGGCGCGCGTCTtcctgccgcccggcgccgccggcAAGCTCCCCGTCCTCATCTACTTCCACGGCGGCGCCTACGTCATCGGCTCGGCGTCCGACCCCATGACGCACAACTACCTCAACGGCCTCGTCGCCGCGGCCAACGTCGTCGCGGTGGCGCTCGAGTACCGCCTCGCGCCGGAGCACCCGCTCCCCGCGGCCTACGACGACTCCTGGGAGGGGCTCAAGTGGGTGGCGTCCCACGCCACGGCGGGCGCGGCCGGCACCGAGCCGTGGCTGGTCGACCACGGCGACTTCTCCCGCGTGTTCCTGGCGGGCGGCAGCGCCGGGGGCACCATCGCGCACGTCATGGCCGTGCGCGCCGGCGAGCAGGGCGCCCTCCCCGGGGTCGGCATCAAGGGGATCATCGTGGTGCACCCgtacttcagcggcgcggcggagaTCGGCAAGGAGGCGACCACGGGGAAGGCGGAGAAGGCCAAGGCCGACGCCTTCTGGCGCTTCCTCTACCCGGGCTCGCCGGGGCTGGACGACCCGCTGTCCAACCCGTTCTCGGAGGCGGCCGGCGGCAGCGCGGCGCGCATCGCCGGCGAGCGCGTGCTCGTCTGCGTCGCCCAGAAGGACGGCCTCCGGGACAGGGGCGTCTGGTACTACGAGAGCCTCAAGGCGAGCGGGTACGGCGGCGAGGTGGAGCTGCTCGAGTCCATGGACGAGGACCACGTCTTCTACTGCATGAAGCCGCGGTCCGAGAAAGCGATCGAGTTGCAGGAGCGCATCCTCAGCTTCCTCCGCAAGTGAGCGGCCGCGCGCACCGGCTGGTGAAGGCAAGGGAAGGGAAGATTCCCTTGATGGAATAATTTTTACCGCCACTGATTTTCCGATGTTTGAGCTTGAGAGATCTCCCTTCAATTTGTTTGTTCCTCGGTTATGTCCTCGCCGATGCAGTCGACTGATGTTTATGTCCTCGATAAATTGGCGAAGAGAGCTAGTGGGTTTCTTGACAATCCGTGCTGAAATTGTTGTTCCAATCATCTTTCCTGTAGAGGCCGAAAGCAATAAAGCTCTTTCATTTTTTGTTCTATTTGTCTTGTGAAAAGTGATGGATCATGTTTCGTGTTTTAAAGAGAAACCGCAATTaaccttgtactccctccgtttcaaattactcgtcatAGTTTTAGTTGTAGTTGGGTTAGTAAGAgttatactccctctataaaccaCTAGTGTCAAAACCACTCTTATACTATGGGACAGAGGAAGCAGTAAAAATAACCATAACGGCGAGGAATCACCGTCTTCACTTTATAGTCGAAATGAGGGACTTGAACCGGGGCTCGTGACAACAACCTTAGTGTTAAGAGTTAGAAATTGTTGCTTCCGACCAATGTTCAGGATATCGATAACTTGTAGCCGCTCGATCGGTCGAGGAGTACGGATTAATCAGGGAATCGTCCTATTAAGTGAATTTAGCGGTAACCCATTTATGGGTAGGTTAATTAGGGTCATATCTATATATATCTTATCTTCATAGTAACATGCAATGTATTAAATGCCTAAATGTGCTATTCTACATAGTGGATTTCACCCTTTGTAAGTCATCAAGAGTTCAGGACCATACAAGCTCCAAACTCCCGCCCTATATCATCTGAATTCCGCTTCAAAGATGTAGCATTTGCAGCGTTAGAAGCAGCCATAGATTGCTACATATTAACAAATAGTCAAATACACCACATTAGACAATAAGCAGCAGTAGCAGAATATAAGCGGCAGCATAGCACAGAGcaggagagggagggggcggggagctTGAGCAGGCTCGGTGCGCCTACTGCTCGGAGAGGGGCGGCGACGGTTGCTGCTCCAGCCCCACCAACAAGAGTTACTACTACGGGAGGGAAGGGGAGAGTGAGCAGGGAGGGAActataggggaacgtagtaattttaaaaaatttcctacacacacgcaagatcatggtgatgcatagcaacgagaggggagagtgtgtccacgtaccctcgtagaccgaaagcggaagcgttatgacaatgcggttgatgtagtcgtacgtcttcacgatccgaccgatccaagcaccgaacgtacggcacctccgtgttcagcacacgttcagctcgatgacgttccccggactccgatccagcagggtgtcggggatgagttccgtcagcacgacggtgtggtgacgatgatgatgttttaccagtgcagggcttcgcctaaactccgcgacgatatgaccgaggtggaatatggtggaggggggcaccacacacgactaaggaacgatccgtagatcaacttgtgtgtctctagggtgcccccctgcccccgtatataaaggagcaaggggggaggccggccggccctaggggcgcgccaaggaggggggagtcctcctcctagtgggagtaggactcccctttcctagtcccactaggaaggaggaagggggaaggaaagaaagggagagggagagggaaaggggggccgcgccccctcccctagtccaattcggactcctcaaggggggggggcccgccacctcctgggctgctgccctctctctcccctcaggcccactaaggcccattacttctcccgggggggttccggtaaccctccgtcactccggttttctccgaaatcacccggaacacttccggtgtccgaatatagtcgtccaatatatcaatctttatgtctcgaccatttagagactcctcgtcatgtccgtgatcacatccgggactccgaacaaacttcggtacatcaaaacttataaactcataataaaattgtcatcgtaacgttaagcgtgcggaccctacgggttcgagaactatgtagacatgacctagaactgtttccgatcaataaccaatagtggaacctggatgttcatattggctcctacatattctacgaagatctttatcggtcaaaccgcataacaacatacattgttccctttgtcatcggtatgttacttgcccgagattcgatcgtcggtatccaatacctagttcaatctcattaccggcaagtctctttactcgttccgtaatacatcattccgtaactaactcattagttacaatgcttgcaaggcttaagtgatgtgtattaccgagagggcccagagatacctctccgacaatcggagtgacaaaacctaatctcgaattacgccaactcaacatgtacctttggggacacctgtagagcacctttataatcacctagttacgtttgacgtttggtagcacacaaagtgttcctcctgtaaacgggagttgcataatctcatagttgtaggaactttgtataagtcatgaagaaagcaatagcaacatactaaacgatcaagtgctaggctaacagaatgggtcaagtcaatcacatcattctcctaatgatgtgatctcgttaatcaaatgacaacacatgtctatggttaggaaacataaccatctttgattaatgagctagtcaagtagaggcatactagtgacattatgtttgtctatgtattcacacatgtatcatgtttccggataatacaattctagcatgaataataaacatttatcatgatatgaggaaataaataataactttattattgcctctagggcatatttccttcagtctcccacttgcactagagtaaataatctagattacatagtaatgattctaacacccatggagtcttggtgttgatcatgttttgctcgtgagagaggcttagtcaacgggtctgcaacattcagatccgtatgtatcttgcaaatctctatgtctcccacctggacttggtcccggatggaattgaagcgtctcttgatgtgcttggtcctcttgtgaaatctagattcctttgccaaggcaattgcgccagtattatcacagaagatcttcatttgtcccgatgcactaggtatgacacctagatcggaaatgaactccttcatccagactccttcatttgctgcttccgaagcagctatgtactccgcttcacatgtagatcccgctacgacactttgtttagaactgcaccaacttacagctccaccgtttaatataaatacgtatctggtctgcgatttagaatcgtccggatcagtgtcaaagcttgcatcgacgtaaccttttacgacaagctctttgtcacccccatatacgagaaacatatccttagtgcttttcaggtatttcaggatgttcttgaccgctgtccagtgatccactcctggattactttggtacctccctgctaaactaatagcaaggcacacatcaggtcttgtacacagcattgcatacatgatagagcctatggctgaagcatagggaactcctttcattttctctctatcttctgcagtggtcgggcattgagtctgactcaattttataccttgtaatacaggcaagaaccctttctttgcctgatccatattgaactttttcaacactttatcaaggtacgtgcattgtgaaagtccaatcaagcgtcttgatctatctctatagatcttgatgcccaatatgtaagca
This genomic window contains:
- the LOC123161868 gene encoding probable carboxylesterase 12 is translated as MAATGGSDEEVHFDFFPLVRQYKSGRVERFFNFPPIPAGVDPATGVVSKDVVIDPANGLWARVFLPPGAAGKLPVLIYFHGGAYVIGSASDPMTHNYLNGLVAAANVVAVALEYRLAPEHPLPAAYDDSWEGLKWVASHATAGAAGTEPWLVDHGDFSRVFLAGGSAGGTIAHVMAVRAGEQGALPGVGIKGIIVVHPYFSGAAEIGKEATTGKAEKAKADAFWRFLYPGSPGLDDPLSNPFSEAAGGSAARIAGERVLVCVAQKDGLRDRGVWYYESLKASGYGGEVELLESMDEDHVFYCMKPRSEKAIELQERILSFLRK